From Haloterrigena alkaliphila, one genomic window encodes:
- a CDS encoding AAA family ATPase: protein MSESDSDGVSLTVRAAEKRDAGRGVARIPELARRQLGVLSGDTVVIEGETATVAKMWPADPSVPENAIQIDADTRANAGAHVGDMVAVRTKDTSTIAEAERVTLSPPPTLTDDQLAAAEREATKTLRNRPVRAGEQIRLEGVDQEPFRVTDTDPAGDVRITSTTTVRIVGNGAGTAGSSGSTPSSAGRSGGQSADDGGGGSAEGGGAATAPAEPTSGVTYEDIGGLDEELELVREMIELPLSEPELFRRLGVDPPSGVLLYGPPGTGKTLIARAVANEVDANFETVSGPEIMSKYKGESEERLREVFERAEENAPTIIFFDEIDSIAGQRDDEGDAENRIVGQLLTLMDGLDARGEVIVIGATNRVDTIDPALRRGGRFDREIQIGVPDAEGRKEILEVHTRGMPLADDVSVDAIARRTHGFVGADLDSVVSEAAMAAIRGRPTERDEREAWNREPTVTKAHFDSALAAVEPSAMREYVAESPNTDFSDVGGLEEAKQLLRESVEWPLTYDRLFEATNTQPPSGVLLYGPPGTGKTLLARALAGETDVNFVRVDGPEIVDRYVGESEKAIREVFERARQSAPSIVFFDEIDAITTARGDGNEVTERVVSQLLTELDGMRENPNLVVLAATNRKDQIDPALLRPGRLDTHVLVGEPDREAREKILEVHTRGKPLADDVDISALAAELEGHTGADLEAHVRTASMQAIREVADEYGPDGANDRADEVLIERRHFEAARANGTPAQ, encoded by the coding sequence ATGAGCGAGTCGGATTCCGACGGGGTTTCGCTGACGGTCCGGGCCGCCGAAAAGCGCGACGCCGGACGCGGCGTCGCACGCATTCCGGAACTGGCGCGGCGCCAGCTCGGCGTCCTGAGCGGCGACACCGTCGTCATCGAGGGTGAGACGGCGACCGTCGCGAAGATGTGGCCGGCCGATCCGTCGGTTCCGGAGAACGCTATCCAGATCGACGCGGACACGCGCGCCAACGCGGGCGCACACGTCGGCGATATGGTCGCCGTCCGGACGAAGGACACGTCGACGATCGCCGAGGCCGAGCGCGTGACGCTGTCGCCGCCGCCGACGCTCACCGACGACCAGTTGGCGGCCGCCGAACGCGAGGCGACCAAGACGCTCCGCAACCGACCCGTGCGAGCCGGCGAACAGATCCGGCTCGAAGGGGTCGATCAGGAGCCGTTCCGGGTCACCGACACCGACCCCGCCGGCGACGTCCGCATCACGAGCACCACGACGGTCCGGATCGTCGGCAACGGGGCGGGAACGGCGGGGAGCAGCGGCAGTACTCCCTCGAGCGCGGGCCGATCCGGCGGGCAGAGCGCGGACGACGGAGGTGGCGGGTCGGCCGAGGGCGGAGGAGCCGCCACCGCGCCCGCGGAACCCACCTCCGGCGTCACCTACGAGGACATCGGCGGCCTCGACGAGGAACTCGAGCTCGTCCGGGAGATGATCGAACTCCCGCTCTCCGAACCCGAACTGTTCCGGCGACTCGGCGTCGATCCGCCCTCGGGCGTCCTGCTGTACGGCCCGCCGGGCACCGGGAAGACGCTGATCGCCCGCGCGGTCGCCAACGAGGTCGACGCCAACTTCGAGACGGTCTCCGGGCCGGAGATCATGTCGAAGTACAAGGGGGAAAGCGAGGAACGGCTCCGCGAGGTGTTCGAGCGCGCCGAAGAGAACGCACCGACCATCATCTTCTTCGACGAGATCGACTCCATCGCCGGCCAGCGCGACGACGAGGGCGACGCCGAGAACCGGATCGTCGGCCAGCTGCTGACCCTGATGGACGGCCTCGACGCCCGAGGCGAAGTGATCGTCATCGGCGCCACGAATCGAGTCGATACGATCGACCCCGCGCTCCGCCGGGGCGGCCGCTTCGACCGCGAGATCCAGATCGGCGTCCCCGACGCGGAGGGCCGAAAGGAGATCCTCGAGGTCCACACCCGCGGGATGCCCCTGGCCGACGACGTTAGCGTCGACGCCATCGCGCGTCGAACCCACGGCTTCGTCGGCGCCGACCTCGACTCCGTGGTGAGCGAGGCCGCGATGGCCGCGATCCGCGGCCGGCCGACCGAACGCGACGAGCGCGAGGCGTGGAACCGCGAGCCCACCGTCACGAAGGCCCACTTCGACAGCGCGCTCGCCGCGGTCGAACCCTCCGCGATGCGCGAGTACGTCGCCGAATCGCCCAACACGGACTTCTCGGATGTCGGCGGTCTCGAGGAGGCCAAACAGCTGCTCCGGGAATCCGTCGAGTGGCCGCTGACCTACGATCGGCTCTTCGAGGCGACCAACACCCAGCCGCCCTCGGGCGTTCTGCTGTACGGCCCGCCGGGCACCGGGAAGACCCTGCTCGCCCGCGCGCTCGCGGGCGAAACCGACGTCAACTTCGTCCGCGTCGACGGCCCCGAGATCGTCGACCGCTACGTCGGCGAGAGCGAGAAGGCGATCCGCGAGGTGTTCGAACGCGCCCGTCAGTCGGCCCCGTCGATCGTCTTCTTCGACGAGATCGACGCGATCACGACCGCTCGCGGCGACGGGAACGAGGTCACCGAACGCGTCGTCTCGCAGCTACTGACCGAACTCGACGGGATGCGGGAGAACCCCAATCTCGTCGTGCTGGCTGCGACGAACCGGAAGGACCAGATCGATCCCGCGCTGCTCCGCCCCGGACGACTCGACACCCACGTCCTCGTCGGCGAACCCGATCGCGAGGCCCGCGAGAAGATCCTCGAGGTCCACACCCGGGGCAAGCCGCTGGCCGACGACGTCGATATTTCGGCACTCGCCGCCGAACTCGAGGGCCACACCGGCGCGGACCTCGAAGCGCACGTCCGGACCGCCTCGATGCAGGCGATCAGGGAAGTCGCCGACGAATACGGTCCCGACGGGGCGAACGACCGGGCCGACGAGGTACTCATCGAGCGTCGGCACTTCGAGGCGGCTCGAGCGAACGGGACGCCGGCACAGTGA
- a CDS encoding alpha/beta hydrolase family protein: MTETKHRIPVADGERVAAVHHEATGDEWLVFCHGFLSDKTGSYEHRCRRAVERGYDAVRFDFRGCGDSDGRFVEGTLSAKLTDLRAVLEYFDPQSVALFGSSFGGKVAFHAAATDDRVERVVTRAPVTYNRAFEAYRSIVEREGACQFDTGVRIDDRFFDDFDAYDFDAVASSLSVPAAIFHGADDESVPLADSFEAAAALETDVLLERFAGEGHRFSSAAEERLLERTFHWLGRPQS, from the coding sequence ATGACCGAAACGAAACACCGAATCCCGGTCGCCGACGGGGAACGGGTCGCCGCCGTTCACCACGAGGCGACCGGCGACGAGTGGCTCGTGTTCTGTCACGGCTTTCTGAGCGACAAGACCGGCAGCTACGAACACCGTTGCCGGCGCGCGGTCGAGCGCGGCTACGACGCCGTCCGGTTCGACTTTCGGGGCTGTGGCGACTCCGACGGACGGTTCGTCGAGGGGACGCTCAGCGCGAAACTCACGGATCTGCGGGCCGTCCTCGAGTACTTCGATCCGCAGTCGGTCGCTCTCTTCGGCTCGAGTTTCGGCGGCAAGGTGGCGTTCCATGCCGCCGCGACGGACGACCGCGTCGAGCGGGTCGTCACGCGGGCGCCCGTGACGTACAACCGCGCGTTCGAGGCGTATCGCTCGATCGTCGAGCGCGAGGGCGCGTGTCAGTTCGACACCGGCGTTCGGATCGACGACCGGTTCTTCGACGATTTCGACGCGTACGACTTCGACGCGGTCGCGTCGTCGCTCTCGGTTCCGGCCGCCATCTTCCACGGCGCCGACGACGAGTCCGTCCCGCTCGCGGACAGTTTCGAGGCCGCGGCCGCGCTCGAGACGGACGTTCTCCTCGAGCGGTTCGCCGGGGAAGGACACCGGTTTTCGTCGGCCGCCGAGGAGCGACTGCTCGAGCGGACGTTTCACTGGCTGGGGCGGCCCCAGTCGTAA
- a CDS encoding Na(+)/H(+) antiporter subunit D encodes MISSDLLTGAYPPLLVFAAGLLVLVLPRIVGFTVGALSLAAVLALSLVAPEGQYLAGTFLGFEVVPFYVDGFSQMIGVGLGFLGICSVIYAYSSGASRELVAIALTYVASSLGAAFAGDWLVLVFMWELMAITSTLVVWHYGGDAVRAGFRYALFHGTGGVIVLLAVAAHYVEAGTFVYDGSGIAAGLPAMLAVLGMGVNVGFVGLHTWLPDTYPRPHFAASVFLSVYTTKTSAFVLYRAFPIDAQSDLAIYIAYMGGVMAVYGATFALLQHDMRALLSYHIQAQLGYIVAGIGIGASAATSEIATAGAMGHLFNNILFKSLLFMAVGVVIFRTGEEDLYKLGGLWREMPLTAIGFALGALSITAIPPFNGYISKGMVFDAANPHYYGQPEYQALYYLLWLGAIGTLLSFIKLGYYVFLHGESDISVPDARPGQTVAMLGLGGACLLFGVWWQGLADLAPTVANNGGHFEFAYPGGGESELHPYSRSHLETAGILTAVGVVTFAVVRKPLSKLDLGDPARVVFPAGYYLGRWSMLATTELYRLVDAAAVGLVTRCYWIGNNPVLAVDAAARRLPMVDVEDRRPADGGRPSTIHLRTGIGTTVLLLTIVLTVILWLLLG; translated from the coding sequence ATGATCTCGTCCGACCTCTTGACGGGGGCCTACCCGCCGCTTCTGGTCTTCGCGGCGGGGCTGCTCGTGCTCGTGCTCCCGCGGATCGTCGGCTTCACTGTCGGCGCGCTGAGCCTAGCGGCCGTGCTGGCGCTCTCGCTGGTCGCGCCGGAGGGGCAGTACCTCGCCGGCACCTTCCTCGGGTTCGAGGTCGTCCCCTTCTACGTCGACGGCTTCTCGCAGATGATCGGCGTCGGCCTCGGCTTCCTCGGGATCTGTTCCGTGATTTACGCCTACTCGAGCGGGGCGAGCCGCGAACTGGTCGCCATCGCGCTGACCTACGTCGCCTCCTCGCTGGGGGCGGCCTTCGCGGGCGACTGGCTCGTCCTCGTCTTCATGTGGGAGCTGATGGCGATCACGAGCACCCTGGTCGTCTGGCACTACGGCGGCGACGCCGTCCGGGCCGGCTTCCGCTACGCGCTCTTCCACGGCACCGGCGGCGTGATCGTGCTGCTGGCCGTCGCCGCCCACTACGTCGAGGCCGGGACGTTCGTCTACGACGGGAGCGGGATCGCCGCCGGACTCCCCGCGATGCTCGCGGTGCTGGGGATGGGTGTCAACGTCGGTTTCGTCGGACTCCACACGTGGCTGCCCGACACCTACCCCCGCCCGCACTTCGCGGCGTCGGTGTTCCTCTCGGTCTACACGACGAAGACGAGCGCGTTCGTCCTCTACCGGGCGTTCCCCATCGACGCGCAGAGCGACCTCGCGATCTACATCGCCTACATGGGCGGCGTGATGGCCGTCTACGGCGCGACGTTCGCCCTGTTGCAACACGACATGCGGGCGCTGCTCTCCTACCACATCCAGGCCCAGCTGGGGTACATCGTCGCCGGAATCGGAATCGGCGCGAGCGCGGCGACCTCCGAGATCGCGACCGCCGGCGCGATGGGGCACCTGTTCAACAACATCCTGTTCAAGAGCCTGCTGTTCATGGCCGTCGGCGTCGTCATCTTCCGGACGGGCGAGGAGGACCTCTACAAGCTGGGCGGGCTCTGGCGCGAGATGCCCCTGACGGCGATCGGATTCGCGCTCGGCGCGCTCTCGATCACCGCGATCCCGCCCTTCAACGGCTACATCAGCAAGGGGATGGTCTTCGACGCGGCTAACCCCCACTACTACGGCCAGCCGGAGTACCAGGCGCTGTACTACCTGCTCTGGCTCGGTGCGATCGGCACCCTGCTCTCCTTTATCAAACTCGGCTACTACGTCTTCCTCCACGGCGAGAGCGACATTTCGGTCCCTGACGCCAGACCCGGTCAGACGGTCGCGATGCTCGGACTGGGCGGAGCCTGTCTCCTCTTCGGGGTCTGGTGGCAGGGGCTGGCCGACCTCGCGCCGACGGTCGCCAACAACGGCGGCCACTTCGAGTTCGCCTACCCCGGCGGCGGGGAGAGCGAACTCCACCCCTACAGCCGGAGCCACCTCGAGACGGCGGGGATCCTGACGGCGGTCGGCGTCGTCACCTTCGCCGTCGTCCGCAAACCGCTCTCGAAGCTCGATCTGGGCGATCCGGCGCGGGTCGTCTTCCCGGCGGGCTACTACCTGGGTCGGTGGTCGATGCTCGCGACGACCGAACTCTACCGGCTCGTCGACGCGGCCGCGGTCGGTCTGGTCACGCGCTGCTACTGGATCGGCAACAATCCCGTGCTGGCCGTCGACGCGGCCGCTCGCCGGCTTCCCATGGTCGACGTCGAGGACCGACGCCCCGCGGACGGCGGTCGCCCGTCGACGATCCACCTCCGGACGGGCATCGGCACCACCGTCCTGTTGCTCACGATCGTGCTCACGGTGATCCTCTGGTTACTCCTCGGCTGA
- a CDS encoding glycerophosphodiester phosphodiesterase, with protein MSETNDETRRTGHPDTSGSALRRRAFIGTAGTVATGVVGAASADTGRGTGGGSGDESERDPAQSAERGSADRNGDPELIAHRGFAGLYPENTVGAVEASARGGRSSYAPSRGADMIEIDVVPTAEGDVVVFHDDRLAERDDGERGLTDTEGVVWETDTATVTSAEVLESGETVPRLRETLEAIPPSVGVNVELKNPGSFDVRFAESLPSDELEGQKELWRPFVTAVLDVVDDFGHEFLFSSFYEAALATTREAAEYPIAPLLWNAVADGVEIARRYEAEAVHPPYHMIRGTPFYADQHYEADAGWEELDLLAVAHEEGRDVNVFTLETWYQAERLAAAGVDGLISDHADVLRFGAMR; from the coding sequence ATGTCCGAGACGAACGACGAGACGAGACGTACCGGCCACCCAGACACGTCAGGCTCCGCGCTCCGCCGACGGGCGTTCATCGGCACGGCGGGCACGGTGGCGACCGGTGTGGTCGGCGCTGCGAGCGCCGATACCGGTCGCGGAACAGGCGGCGGTTCGGGCGACGAGTCCGAACGAGATCCCGCTCAGTCGGCCGAACGCGGATCGGCCGATCGTAACGGCGATCCGGAACTGATCGCGCACCGGGGGTTCGCCGGACTGTACCCCGAAAACACCGTCGGCGCCGTCGAAGCGTCGGCCCGCGGCGGCCGGTCGTCGTATGCGCCGTCACGGGGCGCCGACATGATCGAAATCGACGTCGTCCCCACGGCCGAGGGCGACGTCGTCGTCTTCCACGACGACCGACTTGCCGAGCGCGACGACGGCGAGCGCGGACTCACCGACACCGAGGGCGTCGTCTGGGAGACGGACACCGCGACCGTCACGAGCGCCGAGGTCCTCGAGAGCGGCGAGACCGTTCCCCGATTGCGGGAGACGCTCGAGGCGATTCCCCCGAGCGTCGGCGTCAACGTCGAACTGAAGAACCCGGGTTCGTTCGACGTCCGGTTCGCCGAATCGCTGCCCAGCGATGAGCTCGAGGGACAGAAAGAGCTCTGGCGACCGTTCGTCACGGCGGTGCTCGACGTCGTCGACGACTTCGGCCACGAGTTCCTCTTCTCGTCGTTCTACGAGGCGGCGCTGGCGACGACCCGCGAAGCCGCCGAGTATCCGATCGCACCGTTGCTGTGGAACGCCGTGGCGGACGGCGTCGAAATCGCCCGCCGCTACGAAGCCGAGGCGGTCCACCCGCCCTACCACATGATCCGCGGGACGCCGTTCTACGCCGACCAGCACTACGAGGCGGACGCCGGCTGGGAGGAGCTCGATCTCCTCGCGGTCGCCCACGAGGAAGGCCGGGACGTGAACGTCTTCACCCTCGAGACGTGGTACCAGGCCGAACGGCTCGCGGCCGCCGGCGTGGACGGACTCATCAGCGATCACGCCGACGTGCTCCGGTTCGGCGCGATGCGCTGA
- a CDS encoding DUF7521 family protein, whose product MSQSPVRLDEAPLFELLTVASLFLVALFGTVIAYQAYRGYRRNDAPSMLYLAAGLLLLTLCPFLINVTVTTAFGARQILTVFLENVSRLAGLVAIMYSLYGRH is encoded by the coding sequence ATGAGTCAGAGCCCCGTCCGTCTCGACGAGGCGCCGCTGTTCGAACTGCTGACGGTCGCGAGTCTCTTTCTGGTCGCGCTGTTCGGGACCGTCATCGCCTACCAGGCGTATCGCGGCTATCGCCGCAACGACGCCCCGTCGATGCTCTATCTCGCCGCCGGATTGCTCTTGCTCACGCTCTGTCCGTTCCTGATCAACGTGACGGTGACGACGGCGTTCGGCGCGAGACAGATCCTCACGGTATTTCTCGAGAATGTCAGTCGGTTAGCCGGACTGGTCGCGATTATGTACTCGCTGTACGGACGACACTGA
- a CDS encoding DUF7382 domain-containing protein, with amino-acid sequence MPSKPSTPNPADRTFHSRRSLGRDDRAIEGLPIRLVIALVVGVAALALMLNMLGGIGDVGDTEVSVEIEDELVEADATGSDGEVKVSVIDENGNNVENARVIATAGSAQLDGVVEAKTGDGSGLEDHEALLEFDGDQSLRADQDIGTLELEVIPPSDSNYIDEQPNPEIRVASDF; translated from the coding sequence ATGCCTTCGAAACCCTCGACGCCGAACCCCGCGGACAGGACGTTTCACTCACGACGCTCGCTCGGTCGCGACGACCGGGCGATCGAAGGATTACCGATTCGACTGGTGATCGCGCTGGTCGTCGGCGTCGCGGCGCTCGCGCTGATGTTGAACATGCTCGGCGGTATCGGCGACGTCGGTGATACGGAGGTCTCCGTCGAGATCGAGGACGAACTCGTCGAGGCGGACGCGACCGGGTCCGACGGCGAGGTCAAAGTCTCGGTTATCGACGAAAACGGCAACAACGTCGAGAACGCGCGGGTCATCGCGACGGCTGGCTCGGCGCAACTCGACGGCGTCGTCGAAGCGAAGACCGGCGACGGATCGGGTCTCGAAGACCACGAGGCGCTCCTCGAGTTCGACGGTGACCAGAGCCTCCGCGCCGATCAGGACATCGGAACGCTCGAACTCGAGGTGATCCCGCCGTCGGACAGCAACTACATCGACGAACAGCCGAATCCCGAGATCCGGGTCGCCTCGGACTTCTGA
- a CDS encoding ArsR/SmtB family transcription factor — protein MSEDTDLSTVLAVLDDEYAREILTHTSVEPMSASTLSDRCDASLPTIYRRLDRLEECRLVTEETELAPDGNHYSIYSANLDRLELSLEDGSLELELTYQDEDVADKFTRLWEGMR, from the coding sequence GTGAGTGAGGATACCGACCTCTCGACAGTGCTCGCGGTACTCGACGACGAGTACGCGCGTGAAATCCTCACCCATACGAGCGTCGAACCCATGTCTGCTAGCACCCTGAGTGACCGCTGTGATGCGTCCTTGCCCACGATCTATCGACGTCTCGATCGTCTCGAGGAGTGTCGGCTCGTCACCGAGGAAACCGAACTCGCGCCGGACGGTAACCACTACAGCATCTACAGCGCGAACCTCGATCGACTCGAGCTCTCCCTCGAGGACGGATCGCTCGAACTCGAACTCACGTATCAGGACGAAGACGTCGCCGACAAGTTCACCCGCCTCTGGGAGGGGATGCGATGA
- a CDS encoding tyrosine-type recombinase/integrase encodes MTQQETINWSRKSLEELQTFWNTRIEPDLRRDGLDLDDRPTYDEVAEAGYSGIAYALREHHGMTLTEFLETVGYVEPSSEESYQWGIDDETTIEALESLLRRAERKRAPTTVDSKRYRLATYVRLYDSVHGTAALVDRVLEATNEYDELRRVETVLDELDDELESPASKLRYLSDIREFYRHLKNRHGAAFNPAENVDHREIWRNHRDTEKDNPALSSEQVSTLYDAVGSPDEQILVLALCAWGLRRNEVASLHVSQFVLEDDDPHIAFEERKNGPGTVALIYGVPELADRIDALGGRDRQWNGYLFPSRQSESGHVTGETIQRWFKRLADRADIRVRDKQPTSKMGRRFWYTTYNQAMNDLLDNLDVIAGDQGSSDPSVVLKNYLSEAERRKYRREFMRERLADAFEQ; translated from the coding sequence ATGACCCAACAGGAAACGATCAACTGGTCGCGCAAGTCACTCGAGGAACTCCAGACGTTCTGGAACACACGGATCGAACCTGACCTCCGACGGGACGGTCTCGATCTCGACGACCGACCGACCTACGACGAGGTCGCCGAGGCGGGCTACTCGGGAATTGCCTACGCGTTACGCGAGCATCACGGCATGACGCTGACCGAGTTTCTCGAGACGGTCGGCTACGTAGAACCCAGTTCCGAGGAGTCCTACCAGTGGGGGATCGACGACGAGACCACGATCGAGGCTCTCGAGTCACTCCTCCGACGCGCCGAACGCAAACGTGCCCCGACCACCGTCGACTCGAAGCGATATCGACTCGCAACCTACGTCCGGCTGTACGACTCCGTCCACGGAACGGCGGCGCTGGTCGACCGCGTACTCGAGGCGACCAACGAGTACGATGAACTCCGGCGCGTCGAAACTGTCCTCGACGAACTCGACGACGAACTCGAGAGTCCAGCCTCGAAACTCCGGTATCTGAGCGACATTCGGGAGTTCTACCGCCACCTCAAGAACCGGCATGGAGCGGCGTTCAACCCGGCCGAGAACGTCGATCACCGCGAAATTTGGCGAAACCACCGCGACACGGAAAAGGACAATCCTGCGCTCTCGAGCGAGCAGGTCAGCACGCTGTACGACGCCGTCGGGAGCCCCGACGAACAGATTCTCGTCCTCGCGTTGTGCGCGTGGGGTCTCCGGCGGAATGAGGTCGCGTCGTTGCACGTTTCCCAGTTCGTACTCGAGGACGATGACCCACACATCGCCTTCGAAGAACGAAAGAACGGCCCGGGAACGGTCGCGCTGATCTACGGTGTTCCCGAACTCGCCGATCGGATTGATGCCCTCGGCGGTCGCGATCGCCAGTGGAATGGCTACCTCTTCCCGTCGCGCCAGTCCGAGAGCGGCCACGTCACCGGCGAGACTATCCAGCGCTGGTTCAAGCGGCTGGCCGACCGGGCGGACATCCGTGTGCGGGACAAGCAGCCGACCTCGAAAATGGGTCGACGGTTCTGGTATACGACGTACAATCAGGCGATGAACGACCTACTGGATAATCTCGACGTGATAGCCGGCGACCAGGGGAGTTCTGACCCGTCTGTGGTACTGAAAAACTATCTCTCGGAAGCCGAACGACGGAAGTACCGACGCGAGTTCATGCGCGAGCGGCTGGCTGACGCTTTCGAACAGTAA
- a CDS encoding tyrosine-type recombinase/integrase — MSDADVAVVDAVDAYLHRKAVGDPDGPGAGTYASNAESILRRWADWLEAEHGIRSLFALEVAHMRAYADELRARADRGEYTASTAGTYYAVVRAFLSWCVHGGILESNPAATDEAEGALPSAEDRPDSEYWTADQRCRLETYVRENAVDAATGTASRDERRNRLREYAMVALLAHSGVRGAELFSVPDDERRTGATWEDVDFYTGTIRVLGKSQRLEDVPLPAPARTPLRRYRVALDPPSNDWPLFPTRHAPSIARRVREVLAERGHDEARIESLLEDHTASELARERAIAPPAITTEGARSVLKRLCREADVDVDGDYLTPRGVRGDGDERDGYRREATDAKPALRASVLEQAIAVPEDRPVVIDVDSSGPDERSEDD, encoded by the coding sequence GTGAGCGACGCCGACGTCGCCGTCGTCGACGCGGTCGACGCCTACCTCCACCGGAAAGCCGTCGGCGACCCCGACGGGCCGGGCGCGGGCACGTACGCCTCGAACGCCGAATCGATCCTGCGACGGTGGGCCGACTGGCTCGAGGCCGAACACGGCATCCGATCGCTGTTCGCACTCGAGGTCGCCCACATGCGAGCCTACGCCGACGAGTTGCGCGCCCGGGCCGACCGCGGCGAGTACACCGCCTCGACCGCGGGGACCTACTACGCGGTCGTACGGGCCTTTCTCTCGTGGTGCGTCCACGGCGGCATCCTGGAGTCGAACCCGGCCGCGACCGACGAGGCCGAGGGCGCGCTTCCGAGCGCGGAGGACCGTCCGGACAGCGAGTACTGGACGGCCGACCAGCGGTGCCGTCTCGAGACGTACGTCCGCGAGAACGCCGTCGACGCCGCGACGGGGACGGCTAGCCGCGACGAGCGACGCAACCGGTTGCGCGAGTACGCGATGGTCGCGCTGCTGGCCCACTCCGGCGTCCGGGGGGCCGAACTGTTCAGCGTGCCCGACGACGAGCGCCGGACGGGCGCGACGTGGGAGGACGTCGACTTCTACACGGGGACGATCCGGGTGCTGGGGAAGTCCCAGCGCCTGGAGGACGTGCCGCTGCCGGCGCCGGCCCGGACGCCGCTGCGCCGCTACCGGGTCGCCCTCGATCCCCCCTCGAACGACTGGCCGCTGTTCCCGACCCGCCACGCCCCCTCGATCGCTCGCCGGGTCAGGGAGGTGCTGGCCGAACGCGGCCACGACGAGGCCCGAATCGAGTCGCTCCTCGAGGACCACACGGCGAGCGAACTCGCCCGCGAGCGGGCGATCGCCCCGCCGGCGATCACGACCGAAGGCGCTCGTTCGGTGCTCAAACGGCTCTGCAGGGAGGCCGACGTCGACGTCGACGGCGACTACCTGACGCCCAGAGGCGTCCGCGGCGACGGCGACGAGAGAGACGGCTACCGCCGCGAGGCGACGGACGCCAAGCCCGCGCTGCGCGCGTCCGTGCTCGAGCAGGCCATCGCCGTGCCGGAAGACCGGCCGGTCGTGATCGACGTCGACTCGAGCGGCCCCGACGAGCGGTCGGAGGACGACTGA